CGTTAGACGGTGAAATCAATACCGATGGCGGTCTGCTCGTTGGGCCTGAGGCGGTGCTGAAGGCCAAGGTGACGGCCGGAACCGTAGTCTGTCATGGAAGTATCACCGGGGACATTGTCGCAACGAACCAGATCGTGCTCTGTGCTCCGGCTGTCGTGCAAGGCAGCCTGACGGCCCCCGTGCTGTCGATGGAGGAAGGCGTCGTGTTTAACGGTACCCTGGAGATGAAACCCCAGGCCAAGGCCGAGGGATTGCGTGAAGTGGGACCGTATGTCGGCACGGCGTCCAATCGCCCTCAGATCAGACTCGCGGCATAGACGGCTTTGTTGAAAAACTCCTGGCGCGAGATGCAATACGCGCCGGGAGTTGGTGGCTTTCTGTTTGAACCTTCATTGTCTGTGGCCCTTCTCGGTGGTCAGCCGGTAGCCTTTCCGCAATATTCCTACTCCATAGACGCCTTGTTGTTGCTCCGGCAAGAATCCGGTCGAGGTCAGAATCCACCGTGACGTCCAGTGCTCCACCGGTGGGCGCTCACTTCAGGGTATCAAGTACAGAAGCGAGTTGATTCAAAATCGGTCTTCATGCACCAAGGTTATTCCACTAGGCCTCGATGGATTCTCTAACAGATGAATTCAGTTGAATGGAAAGTAGTACAGTTTTCCACTTATACCTCTTCTATCGAGCTGCGCCATGCTTGCTGCCGCAGGCCTAAGGTGTTGGTTTAAGATTGATCCTATAATCACGGCACTGATTTGGTTCGTCACAATTGTTGTGGTACGAATCGTGCTTATGAATAGCTAGTTGAAAGCCAAAAAGTTTGTGAAGAGATCTGATGCCGATCCAGATTCAGATGGTCGACGGTATCGAGCACACAGCTATAGTGCAACATACGTAAATTATCGCGCTATCTATAGTGGCTGATCGGGTGCTCCTCTGCGCCAAAAGACATAAAACCATTGTAGGTTAAGTTAGGGGAACGGCGGCAGCCTTTCTCATACAGTTCCTTGAGGACTCGAGCAGGTATTGAATGTGGCTCAATATAGCCTGTATGGCTAGGAACACTATGTAATGTGTGCGAATGTTCGTTCAGCTGTGGGAGTACTTCAACGCATGGAGGAGGCATGGTGTATCTATCGGCGGTTGTCGTAACAGTTTTATTGGTAGTGACTACTGTTCCCTCCGTTGCGGCCACTATTCGTGCAGCAAGCTGTTCACGGACCCATGTTGGTGATGCCGTGAACCTGGCACGTAACGGCGACACCGTGCTCGTTCCGGCTGGTCGCTGCACCTGGAGAACAAACCTAAGAATTGAGGGAAAATATTTCACGCTCCGTGGTGAAGGATTCCGTAGGACCGTTATCATCGATGGAATCAGTAAAGCCCGCTATCCAAATGTCCCTCAACTCCTGTGGTGGACGCCTCCAAGTGGCGGACTAGCTCGGCTCACGGGTTTTACGTTCCAAGGAGGAACACTCGCTGATTCTGCTGTGAAAGGAATCGTCGTATTGGATGGTGCATCGCATTCATTTCGCGTCGATAATAACAAGTTTATTCCTACACAAACGCCGGGCTTACGACTACTCGGCGATTTATGGGGAGTGGTGGATCACAATCACTTCGATCTATCAGCGAGGAACGGATATGCGATTTATGTTCATCACGAACGATATGGGGATCAATCATGGGCAGCAGAATCATCGCTCGGCACCGAACGGAACGTATTTATTGAAAACAATACCTTTACGCAGGATCGAACAAAGGGGTATTTCTACCCGGCCATCGATGGGTGGTCTGGGCATCGTATTGTGGTGCGGTACAATCAATTCAACGCTGTGAAGGTGGGGAATCACGGGACTGAAACTAGTGGCCGATGGCGGAGCGCACGGCAGTTTGAATACTACAACAATACGTGGGTGTGGGATATGTACAGTCCCGCGACCCCACATATCCTGAGAAACGCGTATCCTGCGCTCATTACGATCCGTGGTGGAACCGGGGTTGTTTTCAACAATAGCGCTACGATCACGAACGGGAGCGTTCCAAACATCGTTGAGCTTCGATATCACCGCAATACTGGCAGCTATCACCCATGGGGGAAATGCCCAACTGTATGGGATTTGAACGCAACACGATGTATCGATCAACCTGGGGTGGGCGTAGGAGTCTTACTTTCAGGCGCTTCTGCAGAGCCGGTTGGTTGGCCAAGGCACCAAGCTGATCCGATCTATATCTGGAACAATCAAATCAATACAGAGGTGGTCAAAGCAATATCTCGTGCTCCATCAGTGGTGCGAGAGGGGCGAGACTTTCTCTACCTGTCTAAACCTGGGTATGCTCCCTATGCCTATCCTCACCCATTGATACAAGGATTCTCTCGGAAGACTCCCTCTGTCGCTCCCTCAAACTTTTCCGTTCGGGTCATAAAAAGATGATGGGGTGACTGGTAGAGGATTCTGGAACAGGATTCCAATTTTACATGGTCTGCTTGTGGTGCGCATACAGGCGTGCCCCATCGTAGATACCAACCCTGTTCAATAGACTAGGGTAAAGCGTCAATGAGTGTATGAGAAGTGTTTTTGGAGAGTCTGGGAGCTCATCCGATATAATGTATTTGCTAGTGGATAGACGGCTCGCTGTCGTTCCGCTAGAATCCGGCCCATGTCAGAACCCACCGTGACGTCCGGTGCTCCACCTAAGCTCCAGGATGAGAATCAATCAGTCGTCAAAGCGGCTGGGATGATCGGCGTTGCCACGTTTTCTAGCCGTATCCTTGGGTTCATTCGTGACATGGTCCTTGCCGGGCTTTTCGGTGCCACTCCGGCTGCGGACGCCTTTTTTGTCGCCTATCGCATTCCAAACCTGCTCCGCGAACTCTTTGCCGAGGGGTCGATGTCCGCTGCCTTCATTCCCGTCTTTACCGAATATCACACGATCAAGTCGAAACAGGATGCCTGGGAGCTGGCGAGTGCGGCCTTTACGACGCTGCTGACGATTGTGACCGGCGTCACCCTGATCGGGGTTCTTGGGGCTCCCTGGATTGCGTGGCTCATTGGGTGGGGGTTTCACGATGATCCGGAGAAAATGACCTTGACCGTCGTCCTGACGCGAGTCATGTTCCCCTACCTCATTTTCATTAGTCTCGCTGCCTTGGCGATGGGGATCTTGAATTCTCTGCGAGCCTTTGCGGCCCCGGCGTTTTCTCCGGTTTTTTTCAATATCTTCATCATCGGATGTGCGATGTTTCTCGCGCCAACTATGCCTGAACCCATCCTTGGGGTGGCCATTGGTGTCGTCGCCGGTGGGGCGGCCCAGTTTGCGATGCAGTTGCCGGGGCTCAAGACTCGCCGGATGCTATTCGGGTTCAAGTTCAATCCTGGTCATCCAGGTGTGCGGAAGGTCGGCCGGCTGATGATTCCATCGCTACTCGGCTTGTCGGTAACCCAAATTAATATCACTGTCAGTACGATTCTGGGGTCGTTTTTTGCCGGCGGCCCAACCTACTTATTTTATGGCATGCGGCTGATCCAGTTTCCTCTCGGAATTTTCGGCGTGGCCCTGGCGACAGCGATCCTGCCGACTCTGTCGGCGCAAGCGGCACGCGGCGCCCTGGATGAACTGCGTGCGACCCTTGGGTTTGGTTTGCGGATGATTTTTTTCATCATCCTCCCAGCGATGGTGGGGTTGATCCTGTTACGAACGCCGATCGTGCACCTCTTCTTCGAGCATGGGACGTTTACAGCGCATGACACGGCTGAAACGGCCTTTGCCGTTCTGTGCTATGCCGTGGGCCTCTGGGCGTTCGCCGGGGTGCGTATCATTGTGTCGGCCTTCTATTCCATGAAAGATACGACCACACCGGCAATCTCGGCGGCGATTGCCGTGGTGGCGAATATTGTGCTGTCAGTGGTCCTGATGACACATCTTGGGGCGGGAGGACTGGCCCTCGCCACAGCTCTGGCCGCGATGATCAACGGCGGAATTCTCGTGGTTATTTTAAATCGGCGACTGGGTGGCGTGGAGTGGAAATCGGTCGTCAACTCAGCTGGACGGGTACTGGTGGGCTGTCTCCCGATCGTAGTAGCCTGTTGGTGGGTGGCGGATGCACAGATATGGAGTCATCCAGCCGAATGGATCGCGAAATCTGCGATGCTTGTGGTCGGGATTGGATTCAGTGTTATCGGGTATCTTGGAGTGCATGCCTGGTTTCGATCGGAGGAACTTGGTGTCGTATGGAGCATGGTGCAGAGAAAGCTCGGCAGATTGGCGAAATAACGAGGAGCGAAGCATGCAGCGCGCGATGATCTTTCAATCATCTTGGGGGTGGATGGGGCTTGCTGAATCTCCCAAGGGGATTCAGGCCATCGTATTGCCTAAACGGTCAAAGCGAGCCGCCGAGTCTGACCTCAGGGCACAGTTCTCTGGGGCATGGGAACAAGGAGTGTCTCCACAACTGGAAGCTGCCCGTTGGCAGCTACTCGACTATCTTGCTGGGAAACGTGACACGTTTGATGTACCACTCGATCTCTCCTACGGTACGATGTTTCAACGTCAGGTGTGGCGGACCTTGCAACGTGTGCCCTACGGCAAGCTTCGATCGTATCAATGGATTGCCGCGCGAGTGGGTGGACCGCACTATGCCCGTGCGGTGGGGAACGCGGTCGGGGCGAACCCGTTACCGATCATGATTCCTTGTCATCGGATCGTCGCACACGATGCCTCGCTTGGTGGATTTTCCGGAGGGCTTCCCATGAAACGGAAGTTGTTATCTCTTGAAGGAACATTGACTCAGCTGTTACGAGGGTGATCCGAAACGATGAAGGCACTCCTGCAGCGTGTAACGACGGCGTCGGTGACGGTCGATGGCACCGCTGTTGGACGGATTCAAGGTGGTTTAATGGTTCTGTTGGGTGTCGCGAAAGGTGATCAGTAATTGGACGCACGATTCGTGGTCGACAAGATCAGAAACCTCCGCATTTTCTCGGATGATCACGGCAAGATGAATCGATCCCTGACGGACGTAGGTGGTTCTGTGTTGCTGGTCTCACAGTTCACGCTGCTGGGTAGCACTGCGAATGGGCGTCGCCCGAGTTTCGACGAAGCTGCCGCGCCGGATCAGGCCAAGCAGTTGTATGACCAGGTTGCGCAGAGGCTGCGTGAAGGTGGGATAAAAGTCGACATGGGAGTCTTTGCGGCCCATATGCAGGTCGGCGTAGTGAACGACGGCCCGGTCACCTTTATGGTAGACAGTCGGCCGGGACGTTAGATCGACTCAAGGTTGAGCCGCGCGTCTCCGATACGTTCATACGATCCACAAGGATGAGAACTGGTTCGAGGTCGAGATCTGGTATACTGACCGCAGATCAGATCGGACTCGCAGGAGTGGCGATGGGTACTCCAGTTCCTCCACGTCATCCACTCCGGCAACTCTTCGGCGCGTTGACCGAGAAAAGTTTTACGGAACATCTCGGTTGGCCTGACGCCAAGGTCGCCTCCTATGTCTCCAATCTGCTGGTGGAATTTACCCATACGGATCAGCTCTATAAGATTAGAAGCCAGCAGAATCACCAGTTGATACGGTCGTGGATCTGCGACGAGCGGATGCGCGCGGTGGTCGAGCAGGCGCTCGCCGGCAACCGCGATCTGCGCCTCGCGACGCTCAACGTCAGGCAGGTGTCCGCGCTCTATCGCATCCAGCGCGCCGATCTCTCGCCAGCTTCGGCCTGCAGGCGAGCAGGACGCGCGCCCGGGTATGGAAGATGACCGACTCGGGGAGGCCGAGATCGCCGAGCATTACGCGAGTCGACTTCGGATTCTCGCCTGGGGAGATCGACCTCTTCGGGCGGTTGCGCAGCCTCTCGGCGAGCGCGTTCAGGCAGTACCTCGCCACCACCGAGGGGGAGCCCAGGCGGCGCGCTCGGCCTTGGTGGCTTGACGACCGCGTCGAGCTACCTGCGGCTCGCCGCCGACGCCCGGAGTCTGCGCCTGGCCGGGGCGACAGGCGAGGCTGCAGCGCGCCTCGCTCGACCTGATCCGGTCGATCCGCGACTCCGGCATCGGGTCGGACCTCGAGAGCTGCGCCAGGCCGAGGCCAGGTCGGGGCGGCGCGGGTGAACCGCGCGCAGATCGCGGGCCTGCTCGCCGTCGACCGCCACGCCCTCGAGCTGCTGCTCGGCGGCCGCTCGCGCCAGGCTCGAACCGGAGGGCATCGGGGCGCTCGCCGCAGCGCCGAGATCGCCGCCGGCCTTCCCTCGGAGGTCCCTGCTCAGCGGCCGCCCCGACATCCTGGCGGCGGGCACCGGCTGCTGCGCCGCCAACGCCAACATCAGCGCCGCGCTTTTCCGCCGCCTTCTTCCCGCGCATCTCGCTCACCGCGGCGCTCGGCACACTGTCGCCCGAAAGCTGTCGAGAGCCTGTTCGCCTCAGGCACCCTGAGCTGGACCTTCGCGCCGCTCGTCGGAATGCCGGTCTTCGCGACGCTGGCCCCGCGCCTTGATTGAAGAAGCGACCAAGATCGAGCGCGAGATGGCCGTGGCCGCCCGCAAGAGGCGATCCGGTCCGGGTTCGCCGAGGTCGCCGACGCCCTGGCGCTCGAGGCACGCTCGCCGCGCAGCGCGGGGCGCAGAAGTGCCCTGGTGGCGGCGCTCTCCGGGAGACGCTGCGGCTCTCAGAGCTCCGCTTCGCGCCAGCATCGACGACTACCTCGGCGTCCTCGTCGCGCAGCAGGCGCTCTACCGGGCGCGGCAGTCGAGCGTCGAGCTCCGCCTGACGGGCAGGCCAGCCAGATCCAGCTCACCACAAGGCGCTCGGCGGCGAGGCCTGAGCCGGCGCGTCCAGTTCCGGCGCCGCGGCGCAGCGCGCTCGACGACTCCGGCGAGAACGCCGGCCGGAGTCGGCGAAGCGGGTGGCGAGATCCATCGCGGCGATGACGAACGGCTTGTGGCTCGCCTCGCGATGAGTGTCGAGCCGCGCGCCCTCGAGGAACCGCCTTGCTGACCTCGCCCGCGGAGCGGGAGACGTCGCTGACGTCGGCGGGGAGGCAGTGCGGGTAGTGCGCCGAGCCGCCGCGGGTGAAGGCACCATCTTCTTCTCGTCCCACTCCCAGGAGACGTGGCGCGCGTTGTTGGCGGGCGCGCCTCGCGCTCGAGCTCGGCGAGCGCCGCCCGGTCGCCGGCGCGGAGCAGCTTCGGGCGCTCGCGCACATCCCTGCGCCATCGGCGCCCAGCTCCGGCAGGTGAACCACGTCAGCGCCGAAGGCCTCCTCCATCGAGTGGGTGACCGTGAAGGAACCGCCGCTCTCGGCGGCGAAGCGGCAACGCCGCCCCGGCAGCCTCTCCCGACCAGCTCATGGCCTGCGAGGTGGACGACCGCGACCTCCATGCCGAAGCGGGTCATCAAGGCGACGACGCCCTGCGGCACCGAGAGCAGCTTGCCGTAGGAAAGTGCGCCAGGTCATCGCCAGCCGCTTGCCGGCGGGGCGCGGGCTGCCGAAGATCCGCACCAGGTGCGAGAGGTCGGCCAGCGACCGGGTCGGGTGGTCGAGGTCGCACTGGAGGTTGACCACCGGCGGCCGCTGGGCAGAACGCGGCGGCGAGGTGGCTGTCGAGGGCGATGCCGCGACCTCGCGCGATGAGGGCGTGGCCTGCGCCGAGGTACATGTCGTCCCGGATGCAGAGCACGTCGCAGAGGGAACGCGATCATGACCGAGGTCTCGTGCGCGGTCGCCGTGGGCGATCTGCGACTCGACCCCGTCGAGGTCTTCCGTTCGAGGCCGAGCAGGTTGCGGCCGACGCGAACGAGATAGGCCAGGTGCGGGTCGACTTGTCGCGGAACTGCGACACGGCGAGGCCGCTGTCGAAGAAGCGCGGCGAGGCCGACGCGGTGGATCTCCGCAGGGCCCCGGCGACGGCGAGCGCGGGCGGAGCAGTCGTCGCGACCGTCCGCCAGGTGAGCAGGAAG
The sequence above is drawn from the Nitrospira sp. genome and encodes:
- the murJ gene encoding murein biosynthesis integral membrane protein MurJ codes for the protein MSEPTVTSGAPPKLQDENQSVVKAAGMIGVATFSSRILGFIRDMVLAGLFGATPAADAFFVAYRIPNLLRELFAEGSMSAAFIPVFTEYHTIKSKQDAWELASAAFTTLLTIVTGVTLIGVLGAPWIAWLIGWGFHDDPEKMTLTVVLTRVMFPYLIFISLAALAMGILNSLRAFAAPAFSPVFFNIFIIGCAMFLAPTMPEPILGVAIGVVAGGAAQFAMQLPGLKTRRMLFGFKFNPGHPGVRKVGRLMIPSLLGLSVTQINITVSTILGSFFAGGPTYLFYGMRLIQFPLGIFGVALATAILPTLSAQAARGALDELRATLGFGLRMIFFIILPAMVGLILLRTPIVHLFFEHGTFTAHDTAETAFAVLCYAVGLWAFAGVRIIVSAFYSMKDTTTPAISAAIAVVANIVLSVVLMTHLGAGGLALATALAAMINGGILVVILNRRLGGVEWKSVVNSAGRVLVGCLPIVVACWWVADAQIWSHPAEWIAKSAMLVVGIGFSVIGYLGVHAWFRSEELGVVWSMVQRKLGRLAK
- a CDS encoding methylated-DNA--[protein]-cysteine S-methyltransferase; protein product: MQRAMIFQSSWGWMGLAESPKGIQAIVLPKRSKRAAESDLRAQFSGAWEQGVSPQLEAARWQLLDYLAGKRDTFDVPLDLSYGTMFQRQVWRTLQRVPYGKLRSYQWIAARVGGPHYARAVGNAVGANPLPIMIPCHRIVAHDASLGGFSGGLPMKRKLLSLEGTLTQLLRG
- a CDS encoding polymer-forming cytoskeletal protein, with translation MWKQDEVVGADEERERERERWVENKRSPLKGGPTLPDEVAFVGKDVEFKGVITYSGTVRIDGALDGEINTDGGLLVGPEAVLKAKVTAGTVVCHGSITGDIVATNQIVLCAPAVVQGSLTAPVLSMEEGVVFNGTLEMKPQAKAEGLREVGPYVGTASNRPQIRLAA